In a single window of the Nicotiana tomentosiformis chromosome 8, ASM39032v3, whole genome shotgun sequence genome:
- the LOC104106835 gene encoding uncharacterized protein — protein sequence MTLTNVSEGMAVAAFQNGLSREGSRATKELLSWLMKYPPTTWDEIHNAYYAKVRADDDDFNGPTRWAHLEIVYALEKVEIKVKWPPKIRSDPSTRKSDAFCEFPYERGNKTEDCIALRQEVMNMLQKGHLKELLSDKGKTTFVRGRERQGPPKLPSSVCTINMIIGDNDDASINGIKLTVTHKLKISITHEQYDGLEESIIFDELDADGLTFPHNDALSITLRISDTDVKHIMVDDGSGACIIHP from the exons ATGACCTTGACAAATGTATCTGAAGGGATGGCAGTCGCAGCCTTTCAGAACGGGTTGAGcagagagggttcaagagcgaCCAAAGAGTTGCTGAGTTGGTTGATGAAGTACCCTCCGACCACTTGGGACGAAATCCATAATGCTTATTATGCCAAAGTCCGGGCAGATGATGACGACTTCAATGGGCCAACCCGATGGGCTCATCTCG AAATAGTGTACGCCCTGGAAAAAGTCGAAATAAAGGTGAAGTGGCCACCAAAGATAAGGTCTGACCCAAGTACCAGAAAATCTGACGCCTTCTGTGAATTCCCCTATGAACGCGGGAACAAAacagaagattgcatcgccctaaggcaAGAGGTTATGAACATGTTGCAGaaaggacacctcaaagagttgtTGAGCGATAAGGGAAAGACCACCTTCGTCAGGGGTCGAGAACGTCAAGGCCCGCCAAAGCTGCCCTCATCGGTTTGCACCATCAATATGATTATTGGTGACAACGATGATGCCTCCATCAATGGTATCAAGCTCACAGTCACTCACAAGCTCAAAATATCGATCACCCATGAACAGTATGATGGACTCGAAGAAAGCATCATCTTCGACGAGTTAGATGCCGACGGTTTGACTTTCCCTCACAACGATGCTCTTAGTATTACTTTACGAATTTCAGATACTGATGTTAAGCATATCATGGTAGATGATGGGAGTGGAGCGTGCATTATCCATCCCTGA